DNA from Thermococcus argininiproducens:
ACAAGTTCATAGCAGGTGGACTACTCGGGTTCCTCCTATCCCTTAGTGGAGTTCCCGGACTTGGAGTACTAGTAGGACTCTCAATGTACCTTCCAATGCTCTATATCATTCCGTACGGAATTGGTTGTGTTGTGAACGAGGTTGCAAAGAGAAAGAAGGGTTACGAATTCATCGTTGAGAAAGTCCTCCCATTTGCAGCAGGTTTAATGGTTGGAGAAGCTGCTATGACATTACTATTTGCAGTGCTCACTGTAGCTGGAGTACTACACCCATGAGGTGATAACAATGAAAAAATTTATCGGAAATATAATGCTCACAGTTGGACTGGTTGGAGGAGCTATAGCCTCAGCTAGAAATCCACCACTTTGGACAGCGCTTGGAGGTAGTTTAGCTATCATGGGAGTTGGAATATTGCTCAGAAGACAAGGAGAAAAAGAAGAGCTCCACAAGAGTGCTGCTCAAGGCAAAGGTGGAAAAGAAGAACTCAAGAGAACACTGGAGACCGCTATTGCAGAAATTGAAAAAATAATGGAAGAAAGAGAGAAGGACTTAGAAAAGGCAAGAGAACACTTAGGAAAAATCCTTGAAACTTTGGAGACCTTTGCAGAGAAGGCCCAACCACTTAGAATTGAAGGCATCAGGTTTTATGGGGAAGTCATGACAAGCTTCAGCAAGGCAGAGAGACACTTAAACAGAGCATGGAGTGCTTATGCTGACGGATACGTAAAGGAAGGAGACACTTATCTCGAGTCTGGATATTCCCAGCTTAAAGAGACTTCAAGACTCTTAAACTCCAGAATCTGATTCTTTTTCTTTTCCTTTCTCTTACAACAAAAGGAATAAATACCCAGAAGCTCAAAATAATTTTGGTGGATGATGTGAGAAAATTTTTTAGCTTAATATTGGTTTTTCTTATAATAACCAGCCTTTCTGGGTGTATTTCAAAAGAAACCATTTCCCCCTCTAAAAGTGAAACGGCAACGTCAACAACTAAGCCAACCATAAGTGAAAGCTCCACGACTACATCACCAGAAACAACCACAACTGAAGCCATGATGCAAGCTTTAAATAAGGAGGATTTAATTAATGCTATTGAAAGTGTTGAGAAATATCAATTTACTGCTGAGTATTCTACGATACCCAAAAGTGACACCCGAATAAATTCTAAAGGAGGATTTGACTTCACTAAGGAAGAGGCATTTTGGGAGATTACCTCTTTAAGTGGGGATCTAGTAGCTTATTCTAATGAGGTTGTCTGGGGTAATTCCATTTATTATTCCGTCACTGTAGAACAAGACAACAAAATAGTACAACAAGAAACTACAAGCATGACTATAGAAACATACTTTGAACGGATTCTTCAAGGCCGTACGGAAATAAAAACGGTTGAAGAATTTAAACAATGGCTTTTCAAAGGTGCTGATCCTACTAGGAACCCTCTGTACTATGTCCGTGATCTTCTTAGTAATGCGGATTCCTTTGAAGTGAGCAAAGAGGGTAGCAATTATATAGTGACTTTCACTTTCACAAAAGAAGAAAAGGTTAATCTAGACTCTGTAGAGAAACACATAAAAACTGAAGGTACAGGAAAACTATGGCTCGAGGATAACCTGCCAATAAAAGGGGAAATAGAGATAAAACGAACAACAAGCTATACTGGATTGGATAGTACTACTACAACAGAAGCCCTTGTAAAGTTTGAAATAAGTTATAGATATGAAAGACCCGTGTGGGTCAAGAAAATTGTTGAATAGATTTTCTTTTTATCATTTTTAAACCGAAAAGAATAAGTATATCAATATCGTAATATATTTCGGTGGGGGACTATGAAGAAAGCTTTTGTAATAACCTTCATTCTCCTTGTGATAATTAGCTTTTCTGCTTGTGTTCAAAAGGAACCAACACCTCAAGCTCTCATTGAGGAAATTGAAGATGTGGATAAGTACAGCTATTCAATTGAGTATCATCAGGAGACTCAATTTAGTAATGTCACAATATACTCCAGGGGAGGTTTTAACTATGACAGAGAAGAAGCATTTTGGGAGAGTAAAGTCATTAGAAAGGAGATAACTTATATTAATGAGACAATCCTCGGGGATTTCATGTACTTCTCATATGCCATAGAGAAGAATGGAAATGTAATCCAAAAAGGCAGTGGAAATACGACTATACAAGAATATTTTGAAAAACTTAAAGACAACCTCATGCCAGGAATTGAGACACCCGAAGATCTAAAATATCAAATGTTAAAGGGAGCCGATTTAAGTAGGAATCCTCTTTATTACCTTAAAGATATCCTAAAAAACACCACAAACTTTGAAGTTGCAAGAGGTGACGGCCTCTATTTAATTGGATTCAACTTTACCAGACAATATGAGTCCCCAATGCCAGAGAACGTATCAGAAAATCTAAAAGACTACTTCGAAACTATAAGATGGATAGAAACAACAAGGGGCTTTGCTCGACTGTGGGTCAAGGATAACCTTCCAATAAAGGGGGAGATACATGCAACGAAATTTATAGAGCGCCCAGGATTAAACATGACATCCACCATAGAAATTTCAGCCAAGTTTGAGATTACATATGACTATAAACGACCAGAATGGATTAAGAAGGTGATTGAATGAAGCAGTCACTCTTTGTAGCTTTAATTACCTTAATTCTTTTTTCTGGATGTCTTACGTTTGAGAGGGTCCCTTCAATAGAAGAAGTCCTCAGAGCAATGGAAGAAGTAAATGAATATCAATATGAATTCCATTCTGCAAATATCGGGATAACCGAATCGGAAACATTCACTCAAATTATGAAGGGAGGTATGAACTTAAAGAGACGTGAAGGGTTTGAAGAAATAATGACCTATAATTTTGATGGAGAATTAATAGAGATCTACAGAGCAGCTGTTTTTGATGGAAGATACTACCACTACCAACTTAGAAAAAACAAAGGAGAAATACTCGAGAATATAACTGAAGAGAATCCACTTGAAGCTATTGTTTCTTCGGAAAATATTACTACTTTTATTGAGGATCACTTTGCATGGCCACTTCACACTTTGTCGCTTTTTCTAAAGAACGGGAGCGTAGAGTTAATTGAAAAAGATGGCAACCTCTATGTTTTCAGAGTTGAATATAGTAAGGAAAGACAGGGTAAATACTATGAGTATATTGGAAATTTAACTGGGATAATATGGGTAAATGACGCCCTTCCAGTTAGATTTTCCTTGAACATAACAACAATCACAATAAACCTGCACTCAAATATAACAAAAAGAGCGACTTCAGTCGTTAGAGGAAATATAACATACTCCTATTTGATCCCAGAGTGGCTTCTAAGAATAAGAAAGAGATCAAGCTGACTCAACATCTCTGGTCGCAACTATTTTTGTTTCTAAGTTTAAAGGGCTTTCTAGGATTACTTGACCAACTCTTACCGGTGCCTTAACCTCAATCTGTGCTAAAACCTTCATAAGTTCAGGTATCTTTTCTTTGGGAATTGGTTTAGTAGTCTTTACACTAACTGTTGGCAATTTACCGTTTTTCACTTTTACTACACTCATCACGATTCTCTTTGGGTTGATTATCTCATTAATTGCCCACTCCCTACCCCTCGGACACTTGTAACCTATAACTTCCGTTACTCTCTCATTCTTCACTTTCACTTCTATGAGACAACCCAAAGGACATACAATGCAAGTAAGGCGGTGTCTCATTGAGGAATCACCTCCATAGTTATCTTCTTCTCTGCACTTCTAATTTCTTCAGCTTTAAGTCTAATTCTGAGCATTTCTGCTGGTCTGACCATAGGAGACCTAAGTTTCTTCTTTATCTCAGGAAAAACTATTTTGACGTTTTCCATTGGAGCTGAAACCCTAGCATATACATAGACGTCTCTTTCACCACTCAGATAGT
Protein-coding regions in this window:
- a CDS encoding cell division protein, which gives rise to MKKFIGNIMLTVGLVGGAIASARNPPLWTALGGSLAIMGVGILLRRQGEKEELHKSAAQGKGGKEELKRTLETAIAEIEKIMEEREKDLEKAREHLGKILETLETFAEKAQPLRIEGIRFYGEVMTSFSKAERHLNRAWSAYADGYVKEGDTYLESGYSQLKETSRLLNSRI
- a CDS encoding DUF1667 domain-containing protein — encoded protein: MRHRLTCIVCPLGCLIEVKVKNERVTEVIGYKCPRGREWAINEIINPKRIVMSVVKVKNGKLPTVSVKTTKPIPKEKIPELMKVLAQIEVKAPVRVGQVILESPLNLETKIVATRDVESA